A genomic region of Anopheles coustani chromosome 3, idAnoCousDA_361_x.2, whole genome shotgun sequence contains the following coding sequences:
- the LOC131261400 gene encoding zinc finger protein 845-like isoform X2, with product MAEESEFKHIVNTRREADTSEDCLLSHNGFVDDINIEIVKFEPCDEHPLEDIRQQDHAASKVIVPSISTDEIEIGEVKIEPFDVYSDPNHISDNWRDTGIEESVVSSNNKPQCDSSYDVVPKALLHAERSSPSSFVEPSLAHGQVKIDSNDLVLHLSSKYSSPDPSSLAAQMTIQKGSAIIALDRQSLQDPLCVPEQTTIRKDSAIVPLTMPKQVEEATAMHAPIGHAYACNKCDKSFNSLELLSKHIRTHVQLWRCDICNKSLRSEYYLAKHKSKLHGCGSTILDEVAEGRARSVQLTMSRANINGHTNDECVASGKVILCKNTNIKVFLFRCENCNESFETKLSLEKHIESQHQSKQEETFHWYSKVNSKSIPIGEKSHASEQPNDCKQSCPISLLKQPVEIHAPDGPPFRCEKCAAYNNKNMNIFFRTKLSLEEHNTLHHAIDEHALDGPPFRCKICNKSYKHIITLKTHNALYHPLKGSEKSYTCIECDESFDNIVQLKNHRKYHIWISCPQCKKMVKSATLKAHLKHTHAPDDKRFRCDLCCKEYKNYGGLKWHITLKHEENEDTESQKKSYVCEQCNKAFHHKALWQQHRRSHIQQLCHICGKMMGITVIQMHIENHLVEPLGGFKCELCDRRYTQKCTLQQHIATMHRPANKKTQCFRCNKCEKSYTSRKQLLDHRRNHNFKKCSVCEKDVTVYTFKNHMRKHEVLVNL from the exons ATGGCCGAAGAATCGGAATTCAAACACATAGTAAATACTAGAAGAGAAGCAGATACTTCTGAAGACTGTCTATTATCACATAATGGGTTCGTAGACGATATAAACATCGAAATAGTGAAGTTTGAGCCGTGTGATGAACATCCTTTGGAAGACATCCGCCAGCAAGATCACGCTGCTTCTAAAGTTATTGTGCCCAGTATTAGCACGGATGAGATAGAAATTGGGGAAGTCAAAATAGAGCCTTTCGATGTATACAGTGATCCCAATCATATTTCTGATAATTGGAGGGATACCGGAATCGAGGAAAGTGTTGTATCAAGTAATAACAAGCCCCAG TGTGATAGCTCATACGACGTAGTACCAAAAGCATTACTCCACGCGGAAAGATCGTCACCAAGTTCATTTGTAGAACCTAGTTTAGCCCACGGACAGGTAAAAATTGATTCGAATGATTTGGTACTGCACTTGTCGTCAAAATATTCATCGCCGGACCCGTCGAGCCTAGCTGCACAAATGACAATTCAAAAAGGTTCGGCAATTATTGCTTTGGATAGGCAATCTCTCCAGGACCCATTGTGTGTGCCTGAACAAACGACAATTCGAAAAGATTCGGCGATTGTGCCACTGACGATGCCGAAACAAGTTGAAGAAGCGACCGCAATGCATGCACCGATTGGGCATGCTTACGCTTGCAATAAATGTGACAAATCATTTAATAGCTTAGAACTCTTATCAAAACATATTAGGACTCATGTTCAACTATGGCGGTGTGACATATGTAACAAATCGCTTAGAAGCGAGTACTATTTGGCCAAGCACAAATCAAAGTTACATGGATGCGGCTCAACAATACTGGATGAAGTAGCAGAAGGCCGAGCACGAAGCGTGCAGCTTACCATGTCCAGAGCTAACATAAACGGACATACAAACGATGAGTGCGTGGCAAGTGGAAAAGTGATTTTatgtaaaaatacaaatataaaGGTTTTTCTCTTTCGATGTGAAAACTGTaacgaatctttcgaaacaaaattaagtctTGAAAAGCACATTGAATCGCAACACCAATCCAAACAAGAAGAAACATTTCACTGGTATTCGAAGGTGAATTCAAAAAGTATACCCATTGGTGAGAAGAGCCATGCTTCTGAACAACCAAACGATTGCAAGCAAAGTTGTCCAATAAGTCTTTTAAAGCAGCCTGTTGAAATACACGCGCCAG ATGGCCCACCCTTTCGGTGTGAAAAATGTGCCGCatacaataataaaaatatgaatatatttttcagAACAAAACTTAGTCTTGAAGAGCACAATACGTTGCATCATGCAATTGACGAACATGCGCTAGATGGCCCACCCTTTCGGTGTAAAATATGCAACAAATCATATAAACATATAATCACACTTAAAACCCACAATGCATTGTATCATCCATTAAAAGGTTCTGAAAAATCCTACACTTGCATTGAATGCGATGAATCCTTTGACAACATTgtacaattaaaaaatcacAGAAAGTATCATATTTGGATATCGTGCCCACAGtgtaaaaaaatggtaaaatctGCTACCCTCAAAGCTCATTtgaaacacacacatgcaccgGACGACAAACGCTTTCGTTGTGATTTGTGTTGCAAAGAGTATAAAAATTATGGTGGACTGAAATGGCACATTACTTTGAAGCACGAAGAAAATGAAGACACAGAATCACAGAAAAAATCCTATGTCTGTGAGCAGTGTAATAAAGCGTTCCATCACAAGGCTTTGTGGCAACAGCACCGGCGAAGTCATATTCAACAGCTGTGTCACATATGTGGGAAAATGATGGGAATCACCGTGATACAAATGCATATAGAAAATCATCTAGTGGAACCGTTAGGTGGTTTCAAATGTGAGCTGTGTGATAGACGGTATActcaaaaatgtactttgcaGCAGCATATTGCTACGATGCATCGACCAGCTAATAAGAAAACACAATGTTTCCGTTGCAATAAGTGTGAAAAATCTTATACAAGCCGGAAACAATTGTTGGATCACCGGAGaaatcataattttaaaaaatgttctgtATGTGAAAAGGATGTGACAGTTTATACTTTTAAAAATCATATGAGAAAACATGAAGTACTTGTAAACTTATAA
- the LOC131261413 gene encoding coiled-coil-helix-coiled-coil-helix domain-containing protein 7 translates to MPKNADAEKNNPCLKEQELSYKCLSKNNFDHGKCELYYANYNNCKEFWNKVRADRRAQGIFPHLPDVADRENIKAEYMKTKPA, encoded by the exons ATGCCGAAAAATGCCGATGCCGAAAAGAATAATCCCTGTTTGAAG GAACAAGAATTATCGTACAAATGCCTAAGCAAGAACAATTTCGACCACGGCAAGTGTGAGCTGTATTATGCAAACTACAACAATTGCAAAGAGTTTTGG AACAAGGTGCGTGCGGATCGGCGGGCCCAAGGAATCTTCCCTCACCTGCCGGATGTGGCCGATCGGGAGAATATTAAGGCAGAATACATGAAGACAAAACCGGCATGA
- the LOC131261400 gene encoding zinc finger protein 845-like isoform X1, translating to MAEESEFKHIVNTRREADTSEDCLLSHNGFVDDINIEIVKFEPCDEHPLEDIRQQDHAASKVIVPSISTDEIEIGEVKIEPFDVYSDPNHISDNWRDTGIEESVVSSNNKPQNQCDSSYDVVPKALLHAERSSPSSFVEPSLAHGQVKIDSNDLVLHLSSKYSSPDPSSLAAQMTIQKGSAIIALDRQSLQDPLCVPEQTTIRKDSAIVPLTMPKQVEEATAMHAPIGHAYACNKCDKSFNSLELLSKHIRTHVQLWRCDICNKSLRSEYYLAKHKSKLHGCGSTILDEVAEGRARSVQLTMSRANINGHTNDECVASGKVILCKNTNIKVFLFRCENCNESFETKLSLEKHIESQHQSKQEETFHWYSKVNSKSIPIGEKSHASEQPNDCKQSCPISLLKQPVEIHAPDGPPFRCEKCAAYNNKNMNIFFRTKLSLEEHNTLHHAIDEHALDGPPFRCKICNKSYKHIITLKTHNALYHPLKGSEKSYTCIECDESFDNIVQLKNHRKYHIWISCPQCKKMVKSATLKAHLKHTHAPDDKRFRCDLCCKEYKNYGGLKWHITLKHEENEDTESQKKSYVCEQCNKAFHHKALWQQHRRSHIQQLCHICGKMMGITVIQMHIENHLVEPLGGFKCELCDRRYTQKCTLQQHIATMHRPANKKTQCFRCNKCEKSYTSRKQLLDHRRNHNFKKCSVCEKDVTVYTFKNHMRKHEVLVNL from the exons ATGGCCGAAGAATCGGAATTCAAACACATAGTAAATACTAGAAGAGAAGCAGATACTTCTGAAGACTGTCTATTATCACATAATGGGTTCGTAGACGATATAAACATCGAAATAGTGAAGTTTGAGCCGTGTGATGAACATCCTTTGGAAGACATCCGCCAGCAAGATCACGCTGCTTCTAAAGTTATTGTGCCCAGTATTAGCACGGATGAGATAGAAATTGGGGAAGTCAAAATAGAGCCTTTCGATGTATACAGTGATCCCAATCATATTTCTGATAATTGGAGGGATACCGGAATCGAGGAAAGTGTTGTATCAAGTAATAACAAGCCCCAG aaCCAGTGTGATAGCTCATACGACGTAGTACCAAAAGCATTACTCCACGCGGAAAGATCGTCACCAAGTTCATTTGTAGAACCTAGTTTAGCCCACGGACAGGTAAAAATTGATTCGAATGATTTGGTACTGCACTTGTCGTCAAAATATTCATCGCCGGACCCGTCGAGCCTAGCTGCACAAATGACAATTCAAAAAGGTTCGGCAATTATTGCTTTGGATAGGCAATCTCTCCAGGACCCATTGTGTGTGCCTGAACAAACGACAATTCGAAAAGATTCGGCGATTGTGCCACTGACGATGCCGAAACAAGTTGAAGAAGCGACCGCAATGCATGCACCGATTGGGCATGCTTACGCTTGCAATAAATGTGACAAATCATTTAATAGCTTAGAACTCTTATCAAAACATATTAGGACTCATGTTCAACTATGGCGGTGTGACATATGTAACAAATCGCTTAGAAGCGAGTACTATTTGGCCAAGCACAAATCAAAGTTACATGGATGCGGCTCAACAATACTGGATGAAGTAGCAGAAGGCCGAGCACGAAGCGTGCAGCTTACCATGTCCAGAGCTAACATAAACGGACATACAAACGATGAGTGCGTGGCAAGTGGAAAAGTGATTTTatgtaaaaatacaaatataaaGGTTTTTCTCTTTCGATGTGAAAACTGTaacgaatctttcgaaacaaaattaagtctTGAAAAGCACATTGAATCGCAACACCAATCCAAACAAGAAGAAACATTTCACTGGTATTCGAAGGTGAATTCAAAAAGTATACCCATTGGTGAGAAGAGCCATGCTTCTGAACAACCAAACGATTGCAAGCAAAGTTGTCCAATAAGTCTTTTAAAGCAGCCTGTTGAAATACACGCGCCAG ATGGCCCACCCTTTCGGTGTGAAAAATGTGCCGCatacaataataaaaatatgaatatatttttcagAACAAAACTTAGTCTTGAAGAGCACAATACGTTGCATCATGCAATTGACGAACATGCGCTAGATGGCCCACCCTTTCGGTGTAAAATATGCAACAAATCATATAAACATATAATCACACTTAAAACCCACAATGCATTGTATCATCCATTAAAAGGTTCTGAAAAATCCTACACTTGCATTGAATGCGATGAATCCTTTGACAACATTgtacaattaaaaaatcacAGAAAGTATCATATTTGGATATCGTGCCCACAGtgtaaaaaaatggtaaaatctGCTACCCTCAAAGCTCATTtgaaacacacacatgcaccgGACGACAAACGCTTTCGTTGTGATTTGTGTTGCAAAGAGTATAAAAATTATGGTGGACTGAAATGGCACATTACTTTGAAGCACGAAGAAAATGAAGACACAGAATCACAGAAAAAATCCTATGTCTGTGAGCAGTGTAATAAAGCGTTCCATCACAAGGCTTTGTGGCAACAGCACCGGCGAAGTCATATTCAACAGCTGTGTCACATATGTGGGAAAATGATGGGAATCACCGTGATACAAATGCATATAGAAAATCATCTAGTGGAACCGTTAGGTGGTTTCAAATGTGAGCTGTGTGATAGACGGTATActcaaaaatgtactttgcaGCAGCATATTGCTACGATGCATCGACCAGCTAATAAGAAAACACAATGTTTCCGTTGCAATAAGTGTGAAAAATCTTATACAAGCCGGAAACAATTGTTGGATCACCGGAGaaatcataattttaaaaaatgttctgtATGTGAAAAGGATGTGACAGTTTATACTTTTAAAAATCATATGAGAAAACATGAAGTACTTGTAAACTTATAA
- the LOC131261399 gene encoding uncharacterized protein LOC131261399, whose protein sequence is MTSTFQRWRNVRACMLCPNRSSVTDKQPVDPLQRITYHRLTMNVERRDRWLEFCGFTKDSCASLNRKFICSDHFEAECFERDLRSELLDGVKRMVLKKDAIPTIRTKEQQLGCQQDSEPKNDEEVRNRRKAEVEKLLSGDSTNMTPIINPFRKHICKERSSAKRQASTLNHSANFANGSKLPRVLTSSGATDLLQRITQLEQVTNEQSKLIEQLQRTIDQKTEKINFAKAEMVNIAIALQDMKDHENRHVSDRVAQLLSGRFSEGQLTAITTDATGTSQQTFWTDDDLIKALELRRISVEAFRYVVQRLNYPLPDAAQIERWIHSVYLETGSNRKAFCLLELHAASLSRQELICTLNISCTASPIRYHYDCTRDQIIGPDAQLHCITVQGIFSDWIQLVHVNFDINYSQQLLAEILTKLHRIGYHVVAITTACDRYAACMWTELGVCYDQHFIRHPVSADYVYMYVCPDSTLNAIHRILVTDGFVMQQTNVMITKDNVLLTLARLMESAQVRTATTLSLDQRHLDSANLDDPFDTCLSRQLISHETSSALKMLAQNCGDDDTLATLGTLFEIFTDWYELCTSTAYDSWKDQKQHQPSSITCLPYGSYEDEQNIILDAMYDVMENFRCTTADNNFLREGVLMSINSMRKLLPDLRRDYPGRISSIPMERLGSSPVRCTMVNLRCSLRNASAGTRLLTGNEVLVHLCNSILNDAQYSHISNRILQLSRLPMTPLRESVNPKDEQNELDVRGITGQNVCSYLTKFIAASLLHKYDYLGERIVELDRSNDQYVVRHDSKKMIDGVVPSALWTEQAKVLEFYLSNDVVQQQTPSLVENLVNRIHDQHPRMGRDLVEMYVRKRIAIQLQLLNVELDVSSIE, encoded by the exons ATGACCTCCACCTTTCAAAGGTGGAGAAATGTACGAGCGTGCATGCTGTGCCCAAACCGTTCCAGCGTAACCGACAAGCAACCAGTGGACCCGCTTCAACGCATAACCTACCACAGACTGACGATGAACGTCGAACGGCGCGATCGGTGGCTTGAATTTTGTGGTTTCACGAAGGACAGCTGTGCCTCACTTAACCGCAAGTTCATCTGCAGCGATCACTTCGAGGCCGAATGCTTCGAGCGGGATCTACGCTCCGAGCTGCTGGACGGGGTAAAACGTATGGTTCTTAAAAAGGACGCCATCCCGACGATCCGTACTAAAGAGCAACAGCTCGGATGCCAACAAGACTCGGAGCCGAAAAACGATGAAGAGGTACGTAACAGACGGAAAGCGGAAGTGGAAAAACTTCTCTCCGGCGATTCAACCAACATGACGCCGATCATCAATCCGTtcagaaaacatatttgtaaAGAACGATCCAGCGCGAAACGACAAGCGTCTACCCTGAACCATTCCGCAAACTTCGCAAACGGATCAAAATTGCCCCGCGTATTGACCTCATCGGGCGCAACTGACCTACTGCAACGTATCACGCAGCTCGAGCAGGTCACCAACGAGCAGAGTAAACTGATCGAACAGCTGCAACGTACGATCGACCAAAAGactgaaaaaataaactttgccAAAGCGGAAATGGTGAATATCGCCATCGCGCTGCAGGACATGAAAGATCACGAAAATAGGCACGTTAGTGATCGTGTGGCGCAGCTCCTTTCGGGCCGTTTTAGCGAAGGGCAACTCACTGCCATCACAACGGATGCAACAGGAACATCCCAGCAAACGTTTTGGACCGATGATGATCTCATCAAAGCCCTCGAGCTGCGACGCATCAGCGTAGAAGCCTTTCGCTATGTGGTACAGCGATTAAATTATCCTCTTCCAGACGCAGCGCAAATCGAGCGGTGGATTCACAGTGTTTATCTCGAAACCGGTAGCAACAGGAAAGCATTCTGTTTGCTGGAGCTGCACGCTGCCTCCCTCTCTCGCCAGGAGTTGATCTGCACGCTAAATATTTCGTGTACTGCCTCGCCCATACGATACCATTACGATTGCACGAGAGATCAAATAATAGGGCCGGATGCACAGTTGCATTGCATTACCGTGCAAGGCATTTTCTCCGACTGGATACAACTTGTGCATGTGAATTTCGATATCAACTACAGTCAGCAGTTGTTGGCGGAAATACTTACCAAACTACATCGAATAGGCTATCACGTGGTTGCTATAACGACAGCCTGTGATCGCTATGCGGCGTGTATGTGGACTGAGCTGGGCGTCTGCTACGATCAACATTTCATCAGACACCCGGTATCGGCCGATTACGTCTATATGTACGTCTGTCCAGACAGTACGCTGAACGCCATCCATCGGATCCTTGTTACCGATGGGTTTGTGATGCAGCAAACGAATGTAATGATCACCAAAGACAATGTATTGCTCACATTGGCCCGTTTAATGGAATCGGCACAAGTGCGCACCGCTACAACGCTTAGCCTAGATCAACGCCATCTCGACAGTGCG AATCTTGACGATCCCTTCGACACTTGCCTTTCCCGTCAGCTGATATCGCACGAAACATCTAGTGCACTAAAAATGCTCGCCCAGAACTGTGGCGATGATGACACGCTTGCCACGCTGGGAACACTCTTCGAAATTTTTACCGATTGGTACGAGCTCTGCACCAGCACGGCATATGATTCGTGGAAGGATCAAAAGCAACACCAACCGTCTTCCATTACCTGCCTTCCGTACGGATCGTACGAAGATGAACAGAACATCATCCTCGACGCAATGTACGATGtaatggaaaactttcgctGCACCACCGCAGACAACAATTTCCTCCGTGAGGGTGTGCTGATGTCGATCAACTCGATGCGCAAATTGTTGCCCGACTTGAGACGCGATTATCCCGGCCGTATTAGTTCTATACCCATGGAACGGCTTGGATCCTCGCCGGTTCGTTGTACAATGGTGAACCTTCGTTGCTCATTAAGAAACGCCTCCGCTGGGACGAGGCTACTTACCGGAAACGAAGTGCTCGTCCATCTGTGCAACTCCATCTTGAACGATGCCCAATACTCACACATTTCCAACCGTATACTCCAGTTGAGCAGGCTGCCTATGACACCTTTGCGGGAGAGCGTGAATCCTAAGGATGAACAGAACGAGCTGGATGTTCGCGGCATAACAGGGCAGAACGTTTGTTCTTATCTTACCAAATTTATCGCTGCCAGCCTTCTTCATAAGTACGACTATCTTGGTGAGCGAATCGTAGAGCTCGATCGTTCGAACGATCAATACGTGGTCCGACACGACAGCAAGAAGATGATTGATGGCGTAGTGCCTTCCGCCCTATGGACGGAACAAGCGAAAGTACTCGAATTCTATCTGAGCAACGACGTAGTACAACAACAGACGCCCTCGCTAGTAGAAAATTTAGTGAACCGCATTCACGATCAACATCCCCGAATGGGACGCGACCTGGTGGAAATGTACGTTAGGAAAAGGATTGCGATTCAACTGCAGTTACTCAATGTAGAACTGGACGTATCGAGTATAGAATAA
- the LOC131261408 gene encoding zinc finger protein 888-like encodes MNIFFKTKLSLEEHNTLHHAIDEHALDGPPFRCKICNKSYKQIRTLYTHNALHHPLNGSEKSYTCNDCDESFHNIIQLKFHRKSHIRIPCPQCKKMFNKQSLKSHLRVHVPNTQRFRCKLCCKEYKQYSGLKWHITLKHEENNDESQKTSYVCEQCNKSFEYKILWQQHRRSHIQRLCYICGKMMGITVIQMHIDNHLVEPLGGYKCELCDKRYTHKCTFLQHIASMHRPANKKPKTQCFRCKQCKKPFKKRKELIANRRIHNSKKCPICEKNVSKPQFKHHMKKHERLVDL; translated from the coding sequence atgaatatatttttcaaaacaaaacttagtcTTGAAGAGCACAATACGTTGCATCATGCAATTGACGAACATGCGCTAGATGGCCCACCCTTTCGGTGTAAAATATGCAACAAATCATATAAACAAATACGCACACTTTACACCCACAATGCATTGCATCACCCATTAAACGGTTCTGAAAAATCGTACACTTGCAATGATTGCGATGAATCCTTTCATAACATTATACAATTAAAGTTTCACAGAAAGTCCCACATTCGGATACCGTGCCCACagtgtaaaaaaatgtttaataagCAATCGCTTAAATCCCATTTACGAGTACATGTACCGAACACCCAACGTTTTCGTTGTAAGTTGTGTTGCAAAGAGTATAAACAATATAGTGGACTGAAATGGCACATTACTTTGAAGCACGAAGAAAACAATGACGAGTCACAGAAAACATCCTATGTTTGTGAGCAGTGTAATAAATCGTTCGAATACAAGATTTTGTGGCAACAGCACCGGCGAAGTCATATTCAACGGCTGTGTTATATATGTGGGAAAATGATGGGAATCACCGTGATTCAAATGCATATAGACAATCATCTAGTGGAACCGTTAGGTGGTTACAAATGTGAGCTGTGTGACAAACGGTATACTCATAAATGTACTTTCCTGCAGCACATTGCTTCGATGCATCGACCAGCTAATAAGAAGCCTAAAACACAATGTTTCCGTTGCAAACAGTGTAAAAAACCGTTTAAGAAAAGGAAGGAATTGATAGCTAACCGGAGAATTCATAATTCCAAAAAATGTCCTATATGTGAAAAGAATGTGTCAAAGCCTCAGTTTAAACATCATATGAAAAAACATGAACGACTTGTAGACTTGTAA
- the LOC131261400 gene encoding zinc finger protein 808-like isoform X3, producing MAEESEFKHIVNTRREADTSEDCLLSHNGFVDDINIEIVKFEPCDEHPLEDIRQQDHAASKVIVPSISTDEIEIGEVKIEPFDVYSDPNHISDNWRDTGIEESVVSSNNKPQNQCDSSYDVVPKALLHAERSSPSSFVEPSLAHGQVKIDSNDLVLHLSSKYSSPDPSSLAAQMTIQKGSAIIALDRQSLQDPLCVPEQTTIRKDSAIVPLTMPKQVEEATAMHAPIGHAYACNKCDKSFNSLELLSKHIRTHVQLWRCDICNKSLRSEYYLAKHKSKLHGCGSTILDEVAEGRARSVQLTMSRANINGHTNDECVASGKVILCKNTNIKVFLFRCENCNESFETKLSLEKHIESQHQSKQEETFHWYSKVNSKSIPIGEKSHASEQPNDCKQSCPISLLKQPVEIHAPGGPFFRCEKCNNILFKTKIGLEEHNTLHHTIDEHALDGPPFRCKICNKSYKHKITLKTHNALHHPLDGSEKSYTCNECDKTFHNIIQLKFHRNSHIRIPCPQCKKQIKLRVLKTHLNTHAPDDKRFRCDSCGKLYSSKAGLKWHITLKHTADDDESQKRTYVCEQCKKMFHHKALLQQHRRSHIQQLCHICGKMMGITVIQMHIDDHLARGLGGFKCELCNKRLSHKSSLQHHIALIHRLTDKNECFRCNQCEKPFKNRKQLRAHRRIHHFKKCPICEKNVTKPQFKYHMKKHEQLVDL from the exons ATGGCCGAAGAATCGGAATTCAAACACATAGTAAATACTAGAAGAGAAGCAGATACTTCTGAAGACTGTCTATTATCACATAATGGGTTCGTAGACGATATAAACATCGAAATAGTGAAGTTTGAGCCGTGTGATGAACATCCTTTGGAAGACATCCGCCAGCAAGATCACGCTGCTTCTAAAGTTATTGTGCCCAGTATTAGCACGGATGAGATAGAAATTGGGGAAGTCAAAATAGAGCCTTTCGATGTATACAGTGATCCCAATCATATTTCTGATAATTGGAGGGATACCGGAATCGAGGAAAGTGTTGTATCAAGTAATAACAAGCCCCAG aaCCAGTGTGATAGCTCATACGACGTAGTACCAAAAGCATTACTCCACGCGGAAAGATCGTCACCAAGTTCATTTGTAGAACCTAGTTTAGCCCACGGACAGGTAAAAATTGATTCGAATGATTTGGTACTGCACTTGTCGTCAAAATATTCATCGCCGGACCCGTCGAGCCTAGCTGCACAAATGACAATTCAAAAAGGTTCGGCAATTATTGCTTTGGATAGGCAATCTCTCCAGGACCCATTGTGTGTGCCTGAACAAACGACAATTCGAAAAGATTCGGCGATTGTGCCACTGACGATGCCGAAACAAGTTGAAGAAGCGACCGCAATGCATGCACCGATTGGGCATGCTTACGCTTGCAATAAATGTGACAAATCATTTAATAGCTTAGAACTCTTATCAAAACATATTAGGACTCATGTTCAACTATGGCGGTGTGACATATGTAACAAATCGCTTAGAAGCGAGTACTATTTGGCCAAGCACAAATCAAAGTTACATGGATGCGGCTCAACAATACTGGATGAAGTAGCAGAAGGCCGAGCACGAAGCGTGCAGCTTACCATGTCCAGAGCTAACATAAACGGACATACAAACGATGAGTGCGTGGCAAGTGGAAAAGTGATTTTatgtaaaaatacaaatataaaGGTTTTTCTCTTTCGATGTGAAAACTGTaacgaatctttcgaaacaaaattaagtctTGAAAAGCACATTGAATCGCAACACCAATCCAAACAAGAAGAAACATTTCACTGGTATTCGAAGGTGAATTCAAAAAGTATACCCATTGGTGAGAAGAGCCATGCTTCTGAACAACCAAACGATTGCAAGCAAAGTTGTCCAATAAGTCTTTTAAAGCAGCCTGTTGAAATACACGCGCCAGGTGGCCCATTCTTTCGGTGTGAAAAGTGTAACAAcatacttttcaaaacaaaaattggtcTTGAAGAGCACAATACGTTGCATCATACAATTGACGAACATGCGCTAGATGGCCCACCCTTTCGGTGTAAAATATGCAACAAATCatataaacataaaatcaCACTTAAAACCCACAATGCATTGCATCATCCATTAGACGGTTCTGAAAAATCGTACACTTGCAATGAATGTGATAAAACTTTTCATAACATTATACAATTAAAGTTTCACAGAAATTCTCACATTCGGATACCGTGTCCACAGTgtaaaaaacagataaaactGAGAGTCCTTAAAACACATTTGAACACACATGCACCGGACGACAAACGTTTTCGTTGTGATTCGTGTGGCAAACTGTATTCAAGCAAGGCTGGGCTGAAATGGCACATTACCTTGAAGCACACAGCAGATGACGACGAGTCACAGAAACGAACCTATGTTTGTGAGCAGtgcaaaaaaatgttccatcaCAAGGCTTTGTTACAACAGCACCGGCGAAGTCATATTCAACAGCTGTGTCACATATGTGGGAAAATGATGGGAATCACCGTGATTCAAATGCATATAGACGATCATCTAGCGAGAGGGTTAGGTGGTTTCAAATGTGAGCTGTGTAACAAACGGTTGAGTCATAAAAGTTCTTTGCAGCACCACATTGCTTTGATCCATCGATTAActgataaaaatgaatgttttcgtTGCAATCAGTGTGAAAAACCGTTTAAGAACAGGAAGCAATTGAGAGCTCACCGGAGAATCCATCATTTCAAAAAATGTCCTATATGTGAAAAGAATGTGACAAAGCCTCAGTTTAAATATCATATGAAAAAACATGAGCAACTTGTAGACTTGTAA